The Achromobacter deleyi region ACATCCACGACGGGAGCGGGACGGCTGCCGGCGCGCGCCTTGGCCGCCGCGCGCGTCTTTCCGGCACGGGGAGGCGGCCGGCAGATGGCGCACACGAAATCCGATTGCGGATCATGGGCGTGGGCGATGAAATGGCCGCCGCACTGGCGGCAGGCGGACAGCTGCAGCATGCCGCTGTCAAAGAAGCGCACCAGCATCCAGGCCCGGGTAAAGCTCAGGACGGGTTCCGAGGACTCGGCGGCATCGAGGCCGGCGTTTTCAAGATACAGTCGATAGGCGTCGATCGTGGCGCGTATACCCTTGCTGCTGGTGCGCGCATTCAGGAACGAATACACGTTATAGAAGAGCGAGGAGTGGATATTCGGCAGCCAGGTCATGAACCAGTCAACCGAAAAAGGCAGCATGCCCTTGGGTGGCGAGCAGCCGCGTATTTCGCGATACAGGCGGGCGAGGCGGTCGTGGCTGAGGCTGGTTTCAGCCTCTAGCACCTGAAGCCGGGCGCCCAGGGTAATCATGGAGCTGGCAAGCAGGATGTCGTCTGCTTCCTGGGATACGCTCTTGGAGGCCATTACACGTGTGTCCGAGTGGAATTCACAGGCCGTCAGGCCAATTCTTCGACGGGTTGCTTGGCCAACAGGATCGTTGCATGCGCTTGTTGCAGCGCGCCACCCAGAACGTCATGGGTCAGCGCCGACAGCAGGCTGTAATCATCAAAGCGGAAACGGCACAGCAGAGAGCTGGAGCTGGCCAGCTTTACCAGTTGAGCCGGCGATAGCCGCATGAGGATGTCAGCGACTTCATTGCTGAATCCCAGGCGGAACATCGATGCGGCATAGTCATCACGCAGCATGCGCTGCGCAAGTAACAGATATGACAGATTCACTTCGCGAATGTCTGCCAGCAATGAATTTTCGACTTGTTGCACGCCCTACTCCCTATCCCTATCCCACCCAAGGGGCTTGATAACCAAGAGCCCAGACAACGTATTTGTTGCCTGTCTGCCCGCTGCATCCTGTTTTAATGCGAAATGTATCATTTGTTCGCAATTTAAGTAAAATTTACCACAGGTCATGTCATTTTCTATGACTTATATGACAAATCTTTGTTGATATTGCGCAACTTGTCCTTTTAGATACACCTAGACATACAAGTTAGTGACAAATTCGCGCCAATTTGGCAAATAAGCATTCAAAACGTTGCGTACTTCTTGGAATGAAACCCCGTTCTGTGCCGACAATGGCACCTTCCGATCACTAAAACTTGCTAGCTTTAGCGCAGCCGCGCGTTTGTCGACAATGTCGCAAATTGACAACAACCGACAACGCGTCACGATGGACACCGCCCGACATTCCCGCAATGCCCCACGCAGATGACAGCCTGGTCGAATATGCACCGCTAGTAAGAAAGCTGGCTCTGCAATTGCTCGCCAGACTTCCGGCCAGCGTTGAACTCGACGACCTGATACAGGCCGGCATGATCGGCCTGCTAGATGCCGTACGCCGCTACCAAGAAACGGCCGACGCCCAATTCGAGACCTACGCCACGACCCGGATCCGAGGCGCGATGCTGGACGAGCTTCGCGGCCAGGACTGGCTGCCGCGCAGCGTCCGCACCAAGGCGCGCAAGATCGATCAGGCCATCCAGCACCTGGAACAGCGTTTGATGCGCGCGCCCACCGAGGCCGAGATCGCGGCTCAGCTCGAACTCCCGCTGAATGAATACCAGACGCTGCTGCACGACGCCCAAGGCGTGCAGATCGTCCACTACGAAGACTTCACGACCGAACCCGATTCGGCCGCGGGCCAGGCCGACTGGTCCGCCACCCTGAACCACGGCTCGGCTGGCGGCAACCCGCTGGATTCGCTTTTGGCCGGCGACTTCCGACTAGCCCTGATCCACGCCATCGACGCCCTGCCCGACCGCGAAAAGCTGCTGCTGTCGCTGTGTTATGAGCAAGGGCTGAACCTGAAGGAAATCGGCGCGATCATGAACGTGACCGAGGCGCGGGTATGCCAGTTGAGGTCGCAGGCAACGGCGCGGATCCGGGCGAAGCTGAAGGACCAGGCCTGGCATGCGCTGCCCCAGGAGGGGCAGATCGCGCAGATTATTTGAGTGCGAGCTCATATTAGGATGCAATTCAGCTGCATGCGGGCGCCCTTAGGCGCCCTTTTTTTTCGCGGCATCCGACCCGCAGCGAAATTTAGGCCAAATGGCCACATTCCTGACTCGGCAGGACGCGCGACAGGGCGGCCCTCAATAAAGGAGGCTACCGCCTTGCGACGGCGGCGGACGGCCCAGGGCAGATACAACAATAAAAACGACTTTCGCGAAACAGGGCCTAAAGAATGATTTAGGGCTGCCGTAATCCTGACAACGGAGAAATTCGAAGACGCAAGAAAGCGAATTCTCCGGTTAACACGTTGGGCGGCCTAGCTGCCCGGTTTGAAGAAGCCTTTCTCTCTTGGGAGCCTAAACATGGCTGCAGTCATCAATACCAACTACTTGTCGCTCGTTGCTCAGAACAACCTGAACAAGTCGCAATCTTCCCTGGGCACCGCCATCGAGCGCCTGTCGTCGGGCCTGCGCATCAACAGCGCCAAGGACGACGCCGCCGGTATGGCCATTGCCAACCGCTTCACCGCGAACGTCAAGGGCCTGACCCAAGCCGCTCGTAACGCCAACGACGGTATCTCGCTGGCTCAGACGACGGAAGGCGCCGCCTCCGAAGTCAACACCCACCTGCAGCGCGTTCGCGAACTGTCGGTGCAAGCTTCGAACGGCAGCTACTCGCAAGAACAGCTGAACTCGATGCAAGACGAAATCAACCAACGTCTGTCGGACATCGACCGCATCTCGCAACAAACCGACTTCAACGGCGTGAAGGTTCTGTCGGATTCGGCCAAGCCCCTGACGCTGCAAGTTGGCGCCAACGACGGCGAAACGATCACCCTGAACCTGTCGGAAATCAGCGTCAAGACGCTGGGTCTGGACGGCTTCAACGTCAACGGCTCGGGCGTGACCCAAAACCGTTCGGCCACCGTGTCGGATCTGCAGGCAGCTGGTGGCGTGACCACCGGCGCCAACGAATGGACCGTCACCACGACCCACGCTGCCGTCACCGCTGACGACATTTTCGGTCGCCTGCAGAATGGCAACACTGTCACTGTGAGCGCCAGCGCCACTGACAACACGACCTACACGTACGACGCCGCCAACAAGAACTTCACGTACACGGCCTCCGCCACCAACGCTGCCGCCATCGGCACGCTGGCTACCTCGATCAAGCCCGCGACCGGCACGGTCACTGGCACCTACAACAACGTTTCCGGCGCCGGCTCGACCGAATTTACCGTAGATGCCACGGGCAACGTCTCGGTTAACGGCCAGACCGCTTACCTCGATGCGTCGGGCAACCTGACGACCAACAACGCTGGTGGCACCGCCGCAACGCTTGACTCCGTCATGAAGACGGCAGCCAGCGCAGCTGCCGGGACCTCGTCGGTGGAAATCGGCGGCAAGACGTACAAGAACACCACTGTTAACCAACTGTCTTACACCGAGACGATCAGCACCGACGCTCTGGTGGCCAAGTTCAAGGCCAACACCAACGCCAACGGTAATACTGTAAACCTCGGCACTGGGATTACCGGCGCATCGGTCACGTTCACTGGCGGCACCTCGACGGGTCCCGCTGCCACGATCGCCTATGTCGATGACAAGGGTACGCTGACCCGCACCCTCAACTACACGACGGTCTACAACGTCGATCCCAACACCGGTAAGACCACGGTCAAGGGCGGCACGGGCTCTGGCGATTACGCGCCGAAAATCGGCCAAGAAGCCAAGGTCAACAGCTCCGGCAAGCTGACCACGGAAGACACCAGCAAGGGCACCAAGACCACCGATCCGATGAAGACGCTGGACGCCGCCTTCACGAAGCTGGACAAGCTGACCGGCGAACTGGGCGCTGTGCAAAACCGCCTGGAATCGACGATTGCCAACCTGAACAACGTGGTCAACAACCTCTCCAACGCTCGTTCGCGTATTCAAGACGCCGACTACGCCACGGAAGTGTCGAACATGTCCAAGGCGCAGATCCTGCAACAAGCCGGTACCTCGGTTCTGGCGCAAGCCAACCAAGTCCCGCAAACCGTGCTGTCGCTGCTGCGTTAATTCTCAGCAACCTACGGTAGCAGGAAGGGGGGACACATGTAACCCCTTCCCTATGTCCGGTCCAGCCCTTCGCGCTGGACCGGACACAGCAAAGACAAAGCCTCCCACAAGGGAGGCTTTGTTACTTGCGGCAGGAACAGATGCGATGCCTGCCTCCCCTGATCCGTCAGGTGGCATTACTTGATAACCATGCCCTGACCGGTGGGCAGCTCCAGGACTTGATATCCCCGCTTTGCGAACCAGGGATCCTCGGCCTCTTTCTGTTCCTTATAACCCAGCCATCCATAGTCATCCAGGATCAGCACCGCACCGGGAACCATGCGATCAAACAGCACATCCAATGCGCCCACTTCCGCATCCGCATTGTTCAGGTCCAAATGCATGAACGCAATTTTCTCTGGCGCGACCTCCGCCAGAATCTCAGGGACTTTGCCCTGCGTCACTGTCACATTGCTCAAGTCCGAGAACCGCTGTTTGACCTGAGCAAACAATTGCTTGCTATGTTCCGGCATCGCGTGATGCGGCAGAGATGGGTCGTGATCGAAAAGATCGTACAAGTAGTAGTGACGATCCGGATAGGATCCAAGATCCACCGCATCGCTCACGACCCTAGCGGTCGTCCCCTTGTAACAAGCGCACTCGACAAAGTCGCCATCCAGCCTCAATCCATTGCGCACCCCCCACAGCACTACCGACATACGCCACAGCACCGCTTGTTCGATTTCGGTGGTGGCATGCTGCTTGAACGCCCTCATCAGGGACTCATCGCCCAAGAAGCTCAGATTCCGATGATAGGTAAACAGATTGTCGCCCGCGTAGACGCCAACGGCCCCGTTCAGGTTGTTGAGCGCCTGCTGGATACCCTGCACAAAGCCGTGAGTATCACGCAAGCCAAAAAAAGTCGTCTTCAGATGATTCATATTCTTCCCTTGATAGACGCGTGGATCTGCCCAGCCATGCCTTGAGACATCCCTGTGTCAATCAATAAAAGGGGAAATCTCGATTGGAGGGCATATCGACGGCAAGTCCTAGCCTAGTGACGATTGACAAAAAATATGGACTTCCCCGATTGCATTGTCCAGCAACTAACGCAGCAGGGTTAGGCTGAACTGAAGGGAGATTCCGAGGCTACTTAGCCGAATGAAGACGCCGTCTAATTCATAGAATTCCCGTATCCCAGTATTCAACCTCTGCTGCCCGTTGCGCTTTCTATGTCAAATCCGGCTCTGACCCAACACCAGGCGGCGGCCAGCGCCGGACGTCTGGCCCCTTGCCATTCCCCCCTGCGCCTGCGTGCAGTCGCCCATCTGTATGGCATTCAAACAGCTCCCCTACAAAATGCACGTGTCCTGGTTCTGAGCTGCGGCGCGGCGGAAGGGCTAATTCCCTATGCCCTCGCCAATTCTGACGCTATTGTCGTTGGCCTGGACTCGCGGCCCGAACTGATTGAGTTGGGGCAGAGGCGCATTGATGCGCTGGCTATCACCAATGTGACGCTTCGCGTCTCGGACTACGCTAGCCTTGCGTCAGGGGCGGAACCGTTCGACTACATCATCGCACCGGCAATTTATGACTACCTGCCGCCAGATCAGGCGCAGGGCCTCCTGGAGCAATGCCGGCAGTTGCTGTCGCCGCTGGGGCTGCTGTACGTAGACCACCATGTCTATCCCGGCGCTAAGGGGCTGGAAATTGTGCGCGACGCAATTCTGTTGCACTCGCACGCAGCTCAATCGGAAGACGAAGTCAAGACCAGCGCCCGAGCTGCGCTGACATTGTTTAAGGAAGGATTGGCCTCCGCCAATCCGATGGGATCAACGCTGGAAGCCATTGCGCACCAATTCACGCGCAGTCTCGAGTCCAACGACAGCCCCAGCCTTCTGGCCTGCTCACCGTCATATTTCATCGAATTCGCCAGCAAGGCTGCTCAAGCGGGCTTCGCCTATGCCGGCGACGCAGTGCCACTAAGCGAAGTTGCACTGGAATTCGGCCCCAATGTGTCACTGTCCCACAGCCTGTTGTGCATGGGACAGCCTCCCTCAATGCGCCAGCAGTATTTGGACTTCGCCACTGGACGAGGGTTTCGCCAAAGCCTATTGATTTCCCAGAACCGCGCGCAGGAAGTGCTACCCGCACCCGATCTGTCCCGACTTGCCGAGCTGCGCTGGGCCAGCGGGTTGATTCGGTTGGTGGCCAATGGGCAGGAACAAGGCGCGTCGTATGTGACGCATACCGGCAGAGGATTGAAGACTACAGACCCGGTGATGGTCGACCTCCTGACGGTTATGAGCCGCGCCTGGCCGAGCACGCTGTCGTATACATCGATCCTGAGCGCGCTTATCGTGCAGACAAACAAGGACGAGACTGCCCTGCGAAAATCGCTGGACAAATGCCTCAAGGTGCTTTTAGAGGCCGATCTCGCCCACTTCTGCCTGGACGAAGGGCCGTACGACAACACGGACACGCCGTTCCGGCCACTGCGAAGCATCGCATTGGCCGAGACCAGCCCGCCGCTGTTCAACCTTTGGCACGAACATCTCCATCTGGAATTCAATAGCGGCCAGCGCGCGTTGCTGCGCGAATTGTCCGCCGGAAAATCGCTGCAGCAGACCTTAGCCCTGGAGGCTGCGAAGTTTGCCGAATTCGGCCAGAACGCTTCAGATCTGGTAGAAGTTCTGTCGCTGTTGAAACGATATGCACTGCAAGAGGGGTCAGCCCGCGCCTGGTGCAGCCTGCTCGAAGCAGGCCTTATTGAAAGTGAAGGCCGCGGCCATTACGTTGGCTTATATGTCGATGCGCTAGCGCGTCTGAGCC contains the following coding sequences:
- the flhC gene encoding flagellar transcriptional regulator FlhC; amino-acid sequence: MASKSVSQEADDILLASSMITLGARLQVLEAETSLSHDRLARLYREIRGCSPPKGMLPFSVDWFMTWLPNIHSSLFYNVYSFLNARTSSKGIRATIDAYRLYLENAGLDAAESSEPVLSFTRAWMLVRFFDSGMLQLSACRQCGGHFIAHAHDPQSDFVCAICRPPPRAGKTRAAAKARAGSRPAPVVDVARA
- the flhD gene encoding flagellar transcriptional regulator FlhD, with the translated sequence MQQVENSLLADIREVNLSYLLLAQRMLRDDYAASMFRLGFSNEVADILMRLSPAQLVKLASSSSLLCRFRFDDYSLLSALTHDVLGGALQQAHATILLAKQPVEELA
- a CDS encoding RNA polymerase sigma factor FliA, which produces MPHADDSLVEYAPLVRKLALQLLARLPASVELDDLIQAGMIGLLDAVRRYQETADAQFETYATTRIRGAMLDELRGQDWLPRSVRTKARKIDQAIQHLEQRLMRAPTEAEIAAQLELPLNEYQTLLHDAQGVQIVHYEDFTTEPDSAAGQADWSATLNHGSAGGNPLDSLLAGDFRLALIHAIDALPDREKLLLSLCYEQGLNLKEIGAIMNVTEARVCQLRSQATARIRAKLKDQAWHALPQEGQIAQII
- a CDS encoding flagellin, with product MAAVINTNYLSLVAQNNLNKSQSSLGTAIERLSSGLRINSAKDDAAGMAIANRFTANVKGLTQAARNANDGISLAQTTEGAASEVNTHLQRVRELSVQASNGSYSQEQLNSMQDEINQRLSDIDRISQQTDFNGVKVLSDSAKPLTLQVGANDGETITLNLSEISVKTLGLDGFNVNGSGVTQNRSATVSDLQAAGGVTTGANEWTVTTTHAAVTADDIFGRLQNGNTVTVSASATDNTTYTYDAANKNFTYTASATNAAAIGTLATSIKPATGTVTGTYNNVSGAGSTEFTVDATGNVSVNGQTAYLDASGNLTTNNAGGTAATLDSVMKTAASAAAGTSSVEIGGKTYKNTTVNQLSYTETISTDALVAKFKANTNANGNTVNLGTGITGASVTFTGGTSTGPAATIAYVDDKGTLTRTLNYTTVYNVDPNTGKTTVKGGTGSGDYAPKIGQEAKVNSSGKLTTEDTSKGTKTTDPMKTLDAAFTKLDKLTGELGAVQNRLESTIANLNNVVNNLSNARSRIQDADYATEVSNMSKAQILQQAGTSVLAQANQVPQTVLSLLR
- a CDS encoding class I SAM-dependent methyltransferase encodes the protein MNHLKTTFFGLRDTHGFVQGIQQALNNLNGAVGVYAGDNLFTYHRNLSFLGDESLMRAFKQHATTEIEQAVLWRMSVVLWGVRNGLRLDGDFVECACYKGTTARVVSDAVDLGSYPDRHYYLYDLFDHDPSLPHHAMPEHSKQLFAQVKQRFSDLSNVTVTQGKVPEILAEVAPEKIAFMHLDLNNADAEVGALDVLFDRMVPGAVLILDDYGWLGYKEQKEAEDPWFAKRGYQVLELPTGQGMVIK